The Phycisphaerae bacterium genome has a window encoding:
- a CDS encoding RnfABCDGE type electron transport complex subunit A, with the protein MDKFYILLMAFISIVVVNNLVFTKFLGICPYLGVSGRIDMAFGMGMAVTFVITLAGSLTWLIDHMVLVPLHLEITRYVCYILVIAGAVQLVEMYLRKFFPPLYESFGIFLPLITTNCAILGLCLFLNVWGIDNFAEAAVLSFGAGIGFTLAICIMAGIREQLNFSDVPECLRGAPITLITAGLLTLAFMGFAGMIK; encoded by the coding sequence CATCTTATTAATGGCTTTTATCTCGATAGTGGTTGTCAATAACCTCGTCTTCACAAAGTTTCTCGGCATCTGTCCGTACCTGGGCGTATCGGGAAGAATAGATATGGCTTTCGGTATGGGCATGGCTGTAACATTTGTTATAACTCTGGCCGGTTCTTTGACCTGGCTCATCGACCATATGGTTTTAGTGCCTCTGCATCTGGAAATTACCCGTTACGTTTGTTACATACTCGTAATCGCCGGCGCGGTGCAGCTTGTCGAGATGTATCTGCGGAAATTTTTCCCGCCGCTGTATGAAAGCTTCGGAATATTTCTGCCGCTCATTACTACCAACTGTGCGATTTTGGGCCTTTGTCTTTTCCTTAATGTATGGGGAATCGACAATTTTGCTGAAGCCGCCGTCCTGAGTTTCGGGGCAGGTATCGGCTTTACGCTGGCGATATGTATAATGGCCGGTATCCGTGAACAGCTTAACTTTTCCGATGTGCCCGAATGTCTGCGAGGCGCTCCGATTACATTGATAACCGCCGGCCTGCTGACGCTCGCATTTATGGGCTTTGCCGGAATGATTAAATAG
- a CDS encoding RnfABCDGE type electron transport complex subunit B encodes MILADIFSYWNSSWPAGLTMLVLGLGFSIVLLIADKKFKVELDPKIEQVYLALPRIDCGTCGFAGCSSYAKAVVANPVLIGKCAPGGSNCSEKIAEILSLSVSGSSATVRPIVHCRAHKDDKTFSGQYDGIPTCTAANALSNVQACKFGCLGFGDCMASCKFGAITIVNGLATIDYEKCTGCTACSKACPRGLIEMVPFTHSTMMTVACRSQESGKDTKAFCKVGCIGCKLCTKQNEAFEMVTNFAKLNYAKYQPGESFETAMKKCPTGVIVYRGKNASA; translated from the coding sequence ATGATTTTAGCTGACATATTTTCATATTGGAATTCTTCCTGGCCGGCAGGACTGACGATGCTCGTTTTGGGTCTGGGTTTTTCGATTGTTCTTTTAATCGCCGACAAGAAATTCAAGGTCGAACTGGACCCCAAGATTGAACAGGTGTACCTGGCTCTGCCCAGAATCGACTGCGGCACCTGCGGCTTTGCCGGCTGTTCATCTTATGCCAAAGCTGTCGTTGCAAACCCGGTTCTCATCGGCAAATGCGCCCCCGGCGGAAGCAACTGCTCGGAAAAAATAGCTGAAATTCTCAGCCTTTCGGTAAGCGGTTCCAGTGCGACTGTAAGACCAATAGTCCATTGCAGAGCTCACAAGGACGATAAAACTTTTTCAGGTCAATATGATGGTATACCGACCTGTACCGCCGCGAACGCTCTTTCAAACGTACAAGCCTGTAAATTCGGCTGCCTCGGTTTTGGAGACTGCATGGCAAGCTGTAAATTCGGCGCAATTACTATCGTCAATGGTCTTGCGACAATCGACTATGAAAAATGTACTGGCTGCACCGCCTGTTCGAAAGCTTGTCCGAGAGGACTTATCGAAATGGTGCCATTCACCCATTCGACGATGATGACCGTTGCCTGCAGAAGTCAGGAAAGCGGCAAAGACACAAAGGCGTTCTGTAAAGTCGGATGTATAGGATGTAAACTTTGCACAAAACAAAATGAGGCGTTTGAAATGGTCACCAATTTCGCCAAACTGAACTACGCAAAATATCAGCCGGGCGAATCTTTCGAAACTGCGATGAAAAAATGCCCGACAGGCGTAATTGTATATCGCGGCAAAAATGCATCTGCCTGA